Genomic DNA from Leptospira hartskeerlii:
ATTTTTCGGATAACTGTTTAGAAGAATTTGCCAATTCCAGAACGGACTCGTATTCGGTCCCATAATGACGGACCAGGTATTCGATCGTATTTTGAGAAATATTAGGATGAGAATTTTTAGCATTTTCTAAATAAGATACTATATTAGGGATCTCGCATCCTTTTAGGAATTTCTTCTCGGAAATACTCGGTCCTGTTTTTTTAGAGGATTTCTTTTGGATAAGTCTGAATATTTTCTGTGCGAAGTGTCGACTAGTGGTATATTTTCCACCACCCGCGCTGATCAGACCCTCTATCCCGTCCTTAGAATGATCTTGCAATTCGGATTTTCTAGACGCTGAGTAAGTTTCCTTATCTTCCCCTCCGGTTTCCGCAAGAGGCCTGAGCCCGCCGTAAGCAAACTCAACATCCTTTAACTCTAATCTTTCGGAAAGTAGACCTGATGAGTTAATATATTCCAAGAATTCTAAAATACTCTCTTGAGAAAGTTTCCAATCTTCCACAGGACCATAATATGCTTTCTCAGTAGGACCAATCATATTCTTTCCTCTCCAAGGAGCAAAACTGAAATGACCTTTCTTACCTACGTGAAGCACCATTGTATCGAAGTATTTTTTTGTGATAAGGTAAATCCCTTCGGATCTTGTTTTAGGAACAGGAACTTTTATCTCTTTAGTTCCGTTCAGTAAGTCCTGACTCCACGGTCCGGAGGCATTTACAACAACCGAAGTACTTAATTTTACGTTTTTATTATGAATTGTGTCTTTAACAAAGGCTCCTATCACTCGATCTCCATCGAATATCAATTCTTCCGCCTTTGTATAATTGGAAACGGATGCG
This window encodes:
- a CDS encoding glycerol-3-phosphate dehydrogenase/oxidase; protein product: MNPLKLERFIEKVGDEAYFDVLIIGGGITGSALAYEVASRGLSVALVEKKDFGGATSSATGKLIHGGLRYLKRFDLSLVREALRERRILSNIAPNLVYPYPMILPNPGLLEKIGLFVYDLLSFDRNRTWDTSKKIPAHKNLSKKEIQSLGLAMDSAIYFYDCIMPCPERLTLAFLKSAVQEGASVSNYTKAEELIFDGDRVIGAFVKDTIHNKNVKLSTSVVVNASGPWSQDLLNGTKEIKVPVPKTRSEGIYLITKKYFDTMVLHVGKKGHFSFAPWRGKNMIGPTEKAYYGPVEDWKLSQESILEFLEYINSSGLLSERLELKDVEFAYGGLRPLAETGGEDKETYSASRKSELQDHSKDGIEGLISAGGGKYTTSRHFAQKIFRLIQKKSSKKTGPSISEKKFLKGCEIPNIVSYLENAKNSHPNISQNTIEYLVRHYGTEYESVLELANSSKQLSEKLDEDGEIAAQVLYAIRFEMAMNLQDIFLRRTGIGTVGLPTDEVLSKVVEIAGREWNWSSEKKAEEIQKLKRKLKLPVSF